In the genome of Mesorhizobium sp. 113-3-3, the window CTCGCCCTCAAAGTAGGTGGCCTCCGCATAGCTCTTGCGGGTGCTTGCGATGACGAATCCGTTCGGGCGCGTGACGCGAGCCAGTTCGCGCAGACCATCGGGTCGAACAAGCCTGTGCGTGAAGACGCCACAGCAGACCGTGATGTCATAGCTCGCGTTGGAGTAATCGGCGAGTGGACCGTTAAGGTCGACATCGCCTTGGACATGGCGGTAGATACGCGTCTGCCGGGCCTTTTCGGCCATCTCCTCGAAGAGGTCGAAACCGTCGATCAACTGGAAGCCTAGGCGCTCCAGCTGCAGACCGACGAGGCCCGTTCCGCAGCCAGCGTCTAGGATTGTAATCATTGCTCGCTCTTCGGCCAAATAGGCCGTCTGGATGGCAGCAGCCAGTTCCGCCACGATGATCGGCCCGTAGTACCCCTTACGACCGACATTGAGATCGTAGGTGCCAGCC includes:
- a CDS encoding class I SAM-dependent DNA methyltransferase codes for the protein MRTTYFRDAERIDLIGTDSIRRSMIAKLMEAGSLMGVYNTAPAAAKEERDCAASDLPLNGGTVMKIPDQRSALDQPARRKASHAVDTDVAYLAQFYRDGAGTYDLNVGRKGYYGPIIVAELAAAIQTAYLAEERAMITILDAGCGTGLVGLQLERLGFQLIDGFDLFEEMAEKARQTRIYRHVQGDVDLNGPLADYSNASYDITVCCGVFTHRLVRPDGLRELARVTRPNGFVIASTRKSYAEATYFEGEVRRLQDAGVLMPAHCLSDARYYDEDAHYWVFQVPDKASAPTEERL